In Mycoplasmopsis gallopavonis, a genomic segment contains:
- a CDS encoding DNA cytosine methyltransferase — protein MKTFLSNLGYKTFTGILNASNHGSLQNRERVFAISVLKDYKTPFNNDEEYLLYLNKIGQKYVLNDIEERKKKYFSILT, from the coding sequence ATGAAAACATTTTTAAGTAATTTAGGTTATAAAACTTTTACTGGTATTTTAAATGCTTCAAATCACGGATCTTTACAAAATCGTGAGAGAGTTTTTGCCATTAGTGTTTTAAAAGATTATAAAACTCCTTTTAATAATGACGAAGAATACCTTTTATATTTAAATAAAATTGGGCAAAAATATGTTTTAAATGATATAGAAGAAAGAAAAAAGAAATATTTTAGTATTTTGACTTAA
- a CDS encoding DNA cytosine methyltransferase produces MGRILEESNHKPKYLLLENVRGLVTKYSHEYEEWKHF; encoded by the coding sequence ATCGGAAGAATTTTAGAAGAATCAAATCATAAACCAAAATATTTATTGCTTGAAAATGTTAGAGGATTGGTTACAAAATATTCACACGAGTATGAAGAATGAAAACATTTTTAA